Proteins found in one Coffea eugenioides isolate CCC68of chromosome 5, Ceug_1.0, whole genome shotgun sequence genomic segment:
- the LOC113771578 gene encoding uncharacterized protein LOC113771578, with translation MEEVLVSALKSFDLSEKGVEGIDLEDEDVELSIQDCRESLVGRIMGDKIANFTGVKNFTNHVWGYPRNLRVTEIGPNVFQFQFEKEAEREKVLRGGPWILYNQVLVIREWNAGFEKKIECFRFSLLWIQIWNLPTYWMSSAAGVKIGRVFRNVREVIIPPGGGKEGRHMKILAEIELLRPLIRGTTVKLNGEVVWVEFKYERCLDFSYKCGIIGHGDKACKLEINLNQMHREAQFGPWMRAGNIMLSPIREGTRKEMVVKNHTKGQGEERVESDRTMGVLDTGKQIEKKGITEGGGKGVGRRLGKEMIEGKGRGEYESVAERKSTMGRSE, from the coding sequence ATGGAGGAAGTCCTTGTTAGTGCACTGAAAAGTTTTGATCTGTCAGAAAAAGGGGTGGAAGGAATAGATCTAGAGGATGAGGACGTGGAGCTAAGCATACAGGACTGTAGGGAAAGTCTAGTGGGGAGAATAATGGGTGACAAGATTGCTAATTTCACAGGagttaaaaatttcacaaatcaTGTCTGGGGGTACCCCAGAAACCTAAGAGTGACGGAAATAGGACCCAATGTTTTCCAGTTTCAGTTCGAGAAGGAAGCTGAAAGAGAAAAAGTGCTAAGAGGAGGACCATGGATCCTGTATAATCAAGTGTTAGTGATTAGAGAATGGAATGCaggttttgaaaagaaaattgagTGCTTCAGATTCTCACTTTTATGGATTCAGATATGGAATTTGCCAACCTACTGGATGAGCAGTGCAGCGGGAGTAAAGATCGGAAGGGTGTTTCGAAATGTAAGGGAAGTCATTATACCTCCAGGAGGGGGGAAAGAGGGGAGGCACATGAAGATATTGGCAGAGATAGAACTATTACGACCTCTTATCAGAGGCACCACTGTAAAGCTCAATGGGGAAGTAGTTTGGGTAGAATTTAAGTATGAAAGATGCCTGGATTTCAGCTATAAATGTGGGATAATAGGTCATGGAGATAAGGCGTGTAAACTGGAAATTAACTTGAATCAGATGCATAGAGAGGCTCAGTTTGGACCATGGATGAGAGCAGGAAACATTATGCTATCTCCAATTAGGGAGGGTACTAGGAAGGAGATGGTGGTAAAAAACCATACCAAAGGACAAGGGGAGGAAAGAGTTGAATCAGATAGGACAATGGGAGTTCTAGATACAGGGAAGCaaattgaaaagaaaggaataacAGAAGGGGGAGGAAAAGGGGTTGGGAGGAGATTGGGAAAAGAAATGATagaggggaaggggaggggggAATATGAAAGTGTGGCAGAAAGAAAATCTACAATGGGTAGGAGTGAATGA